A single window of Flavobacterium aestivum DNA harbors:
- a CDS encoding L-threonine 3-dehydrogenase, translating to MNPKILIIGACGQIGTELTHQLRALYGTENVIASDIRKLNTDVVNSGPFEVVNALDFNQIENLVESHQITDVYLMAALLSATAEKNPAFAWDLNMNSLFHVLNLAKAGKIKKIFWPSSIAVFGPTTPKESTPQYTVMEPSTVYGISKQAGERWCEYYHNVFGVDVRSIRYPGLISWTTLPGGGTTDYAVDIYHKALSDKKYECFLSSETKMPMMYMDDAIAATINIMKAPVEQIKIRSSYNLAAMSFTPTEIAAEIKKHIPELEVTYAPDFRQKIADSWPASIDDSRAREDWGWKHEFDLEMMTVDMLKNLSKNNPISIE from the coding sequence ATGAATCCAAAAATATTAATTATAGGTGCTTGTGGGCAAATAGGTACCGAATTAACCCACCAACTTAGAGCGCTATACGGAACGGAAAATGTTATTGCTTCCGACATTCGAAAATTGAATACTGATGTTGTCAATTCAGGACCTTTTGAAGTGGTTAATGCTTTAGATTTTAACCAAATCGAAAATTTAGTAGAATCGCACCAAATTACTGATGTATACTTAATGGCTGCTCTACTTTCTGCAACAGCCGAAAAAAATCCAGCTTTTGCATGGGATTTAAATATGAACTCCTTATTTCATGTCTTAAATTTAGCGAAAGCAGGAAAAATAAAAAAAATATTCTGGCCTTCTAGTATAGCCGTTTTTGGACCTACTACACCAAAAGAAAGCACCCCACAATATACTGTAATGGAACCTTCTACCGTATATGGAATCAGCAAACAAGCTGGTGAAAGATGGTGTGAATACTACCATAATGTTTTTGGAGTAGATGTAAGAAGTATTAGATATCCTGGTTTAATCAGTTGGACAACACTTCCTGGCGGAGGAACCACTGACTACGCTGTAGACATATACCACAAAGCTCTTTCTGATAAAAAATACGAATGCTTCTTATCTTCAGAAACCAAAATGCCAATGATGTACATGGATGATGCTATTGCAGCTACCATAAACATTATGAAAGCACCGGTTGAACAAATTAAAATTCGATCTTCCTATAATTTAGCGGCTATGAGTTTTACTCCAACCGAAATTGCTGCCGAAATCAAAAAACATATTCCAGAACTAGAAGTAACCTATGCACCGGACTTCCGTCAAAAAATTGCCGATAGTTGGCCAGCCAGTATTGATGACAGTCGAGCAAGAGAAGATTGGGGCTGGAAACACGAATTTGACTTAGAAATGATGACAGTAGATATGTTGAAGAATCTTTCTAAAAACAATCCTATCTCTATAGAATAA